Sequence from the Flavobacterium sp. J372 genome:
CGTAAAACGTTCCCAGATATAGTTTATCGCCGTTTCTGACGGATGTATCATGTCGGCGGCATAAAAACGGTAATCACGCAGTTCATCCATCATGATTTCGTATGAAGGGAAGTATTTGGTTGGGGGTTGGGTGGTCGGGTTTCCAAAACATCGTGCAGTGCTGAGATAAGGTTGGCTTTACCACGCTGGTTTTCTGCGAAGCCATCTTTTATATGACGAACAGGAGATACTGTGAAAATTACTGCTGCATCGTGATTCAATGATGCAATCATTTGAGCAATATTTTCCAGACTCAGTTTTATCGTTTCGGCTGAAAGCAGCTCTTTTGTAAACTCTTTTTGTGGTACTTTATGGCAGTTGGCTACAATCTCATTACCCGAACTATAGCGGTAGACCCACGCTGTGCCAAGTGTGATAATAATATGGCTTGCTGTTTTCAGCTCTTCATAGGTTGAAGTTACAGCGTTGTTAAGGTTTTGAAGCAGTATATCTTTATCCTGATGGCTCAGGTCGCTATGCGCATCAAAGCAATGCCATCGCTCATTATGAAAAAAATATCGGCTTCGGTAAACTCTTTTCTGTTTACTGCGAAGCCGATAAATTTTTCTATAGCCTTGGGGCTGAACAAAATGCCGAAAGGATTGGTAATGTTCCTGAATTTGAAATAATCAAACTTTTGCCCAATATTCACCGCAAAGCACGAACCCAAAGACACCACCCGGGAATTATAATCAATTTGATGATTACTTTTTGAAATGGGTATTTGGGTTGTGAAGTGCATGGTTCTATTTGAAAGTTGCAAAGTAACAAAGTTACAGAGTTTTATCAGTGTTGGTTTTTAACTTTGCGCCTCTGCGCCTTTGCGAGAAACATTTACCGCGTCTTATTTAATAAACTCCACCGCAGCACCAAGCGCTTCATTTATACCCGCCGGGTTCTTACCGCCCGCTGTTGCAAAAAATGGCTGTCCGCCGCCGCCGCCCTGTATGTATTTGCCGAGTTCGCGAACTACAGCGCCTGCATTCAGGCCTTTTTCAGCTACAAGCTCTTTGGAGATATAGCAGGTAAGCATCGGCTTGCCTTCGGTTTCTGTCGCGAGTACAATGAACAGGTTTGTACCAAGGCTGCCCAGTTCATATGCCAGGTCTTTTGCGCCATTGGCGTCAAGCGCTACCTGCTTGGCGAGGAACTGCACACTATTTATCTCCTGAATTTCTTTGGCAAGATCACCTTTCAGGTTTTTGGCTTTATCACGAAGCAGGCTTTCCAGTTGCTTTTTTAGTTTGGTATTTTCATCCTGAAGCGATACCACAGCTTTAATAGTATCCTGTGGGTTTTTCAGAGCTTCTTTAATCTCGGCAAGGGCTTTTTCCTGTTGTGAGAAATAAGCTTTTACAGCCTCATTGGTAATAGCTTCAATACGGCGTATGCCTGCTGCTACGGCACTTTCACTAACAATCTTAAAGTACCAGATGTCGGCAGTGTTGCGCACGTGTATGCCGCCGCAAAGCTCCATACTATCACCAAATTTTATGGCACGCACAGTGTCACCATATTTCTCACCGAACAATGCCATGGCGCCTTCTTCAACTGCCTGTGCAAACGGAATATTCCTGCGCTCAATCAGCGGAAGGTGTTCCTGTATACGGGCGTTTACAAAGTCCTCAACTTCTTTAAGCTGCTCATCTGTTACCTTGCTGAAATGCGAAAAGTCGAAACGCAGGTAGTTCGGACTCACAAGCGAGCCTTTTTGCTCAACGTGCGTTCCTAATATCGAGCGTAACGCCTGATGAAGCAGGTGGGTAGCCGAGTGATTGCTTGCCGAATCATCGCGCAGCTTTGTATCAACCTTTGCGGTAAAGGCAGCTTCAACATTCTGAGGAAGCTTTTTCGCCAGGTGCAGTATCAGGTTATTTTCTTTTTTGGTGTCTATTATCTCAATCGTTTCGTTGGCTGATGTAAGTGTGCCTTTGTCGCCCACTTGTCCGCCACCTTCAGGATAGAACGGCGTATTATCTAAAACAATTTGATAAAGTAATCCGTCTTTTTTTGAATCTACCTTACGATAACGGGTTATCTTTACCTCATTTTCTGTTTGGTCATAGCCAACAAATGTTTCGGTGTTGCCCGGTGTAAGTATCGTCCAGTCATCGGTCGAAACTTCAGACGCTGCACGAGAGCGGTTTTTCTGCTCCTGCATCGCTGCTTCAAATCCTGCCTCGTCAAGCTCCAGTCCGCGTTCACGAAGTATCAACGCAGTTAGGTCAATGGGGAAACCAAATGTATCATACAATTCAAATGCCTTCTGGCCAGAAACGGTTTTCCCTTGAGTGGAAGTAATTACGTTTTCAAGCAACTGAAGCCCTTGGTCGAGCGTACGCAGGAATGATGTTTCCTCTTCCTTAATCACATTAGTAACCAAGCCTTGCTGCGAGCGAATTTCCGGGAAGAAGTCACCCATCTGGTCGGCAAGTACAGCCACAAGCTCATTAATGAATGGCTCTTTTTTGTTCAGGAAGGTAAAACCATAGCGGATAGCCCTCCTCAAAATACGGCGTATCACATACCCTGCACCACCGTTTGACGGTAGTTGACCATCTGCAATGGCAAAGGCTACGGCACGCACGTGGTCGGCAATTACGCGGATAGCTATGTTTATCTTTTCTTCGTTGTCATTGGCAGCCTTAATAGTATATTTTGCGGCTGTGATGCTTTCTATTTTATTGATTAGCGGAGAGAATACGTCAGTATCATAGTTACTCTGAACACCCTGTAACACCATGCAAAGGCGCTCAAAGCCCATACCGGTATCTACGTGTTGCGCCGGAAGTTTTTCAAGAGAACCGTCAGCCTTACGGTTGAACTCCATAAATACGTTGTTCCATATCTCAACAACCTGCGGATGGTCGTTATTTACCAGGGTTTTGCCGTCAATCTTTGCACGTTCTTCGTCAGTACGAATATCAGCATGAATTTCTGAACACGGACCGCACGGACCCTGGTCGCCCATCTCCCAAAAATTATCTTTTTATTGCCAAGAAGTATGCGGTCTTCACCTATCAGCCCTTTCCATATATCCCATGCCTCCTGGTCAAACGGCACGTTTTCTTCCTCACTGCCTTCAAACACGGTTACATATAGCCTGTCTTTAGGTATTTTGTAAAACCTCAGTTAGCAGTTCCCATGCCCAGTTGATGGCCTCTTTTTTAAAGTAATCGCCAAAGCTCCAGTTGCCAAGCATCTCAAACATGGTGTGGTGGTAGGTATCAATACCTACTTCCTCAAGGTCATTATGCTTACCCGAAACCCGAAGACATTTCTGGGTGTCCGCTATACGCTTGCTTTTTGGTGTGCCATTGCCAAGGAAAAACTCCTTGAACTGCGCCATACCGCTGTTGTTGAACATAAGCGTCGGGTCGTCTTTAAGCACGATTGGGGCAGATGGTACAATCAGGTGGCCCTTCTGCTCAAAAAAAGATAGGAATTGTTTCCTTATATCCTGCGATTTCATAAAAGCTGAAATGTTTTGTAATTACTGTTGTGACCGCCGAGTCCAAAATCTGCACTATAACCGAAACATTTCTTACATTTGTTCGTTTATCTGCTGTGGCAGCACCTCATTTTTGTTAAGGTGCAAAAATAGAATAAATTAAGTACATGGCGAAAGTAAAATACTACTACGATGCGGAAAACCTTGCGTACCGCATCATCAAAAATACACGCCAAAAAAAAATTGGCTATGCACTGCTTTTCCTGGCGGCTTCAGGGCTGTTCGGGTTCCTGTGCTTTGTAGCGCTTTTGAATACGCCGTATTTTGAAACCCCGAAAGACAAACTGCAGGCGCGCGAGATTGAGAACATGAAGCTGCAGTATGAAATCCTTAACCGCCGGATGGATCAGGTGAATGAAGTGCTTGCTAATGTTGAAGACCGCGATAATAACCTGTACAGGGTATATTTTAATGCCTCTCCAATTCCGGAAGAGCAGCGGAAGGCAGGCTTTGGCGGGGTAAACCGCTATAAAGAGCTGGAGGGCTATAATAATTCAGAACTGGTTATCAATACCACTAAAAGACTTGATGTGATTTCTAAAGAATTGGCTGTACAATCACGCTCGCTCGACGAAATCGCAAAACTGGCAAAAGATAAAGAGAAACTACTGGCGGCAATACCCGCTATACAGCCTGTAAAAAATGAAGATCTTCGTGCAGTAGCTTCAGGGTTTGGTTATCGCAACGACCCTTTTACCAAAATACGCAAGTTCCATGCGGGGATGGACTTTTCGGCCAAGACAGGAACACCCATTTATGCTACAGGCGACGGTGTAGTGACGGTGGCCGACAACCGCTCTTCAGGCTACGGCAACCATATCGTCATTCGTCACGGGTTTGGTTATGAAACGCTTTACGGGCATTTGAGCAAGTATAAGGTTAAGGCTGGCCAGCGCGTGAAGCGGGGAGACGTTATAGGCTATGTAGGCAGCACCGGCCGCAGCGAGGCGCCGCATTTGCATTATGAAGTACACAAAAATGGCGAGGTTATAAACCCGATAAATTTCTATTACGGA
This genomic interval carries:
- a CDS encoding M23 family metallopeptidase, which translates into the protein MAKVKYYYDAENLAYRIIKNTRQKKIGYALLFLAASGLFGFLCFVALLNTPYFETPKDKLQAREIENMKLQYEILNRRMDQVNEVLANVEDRDNNLYRVYFNASPIPEEQRKAGFGGVNRYKELEGYNNSELVINTTKRLDVISKELAVQSRSLDEIAKLAKDKEKLLAAIPAIQPVKNEDLRAVASGFGYRNDPFTKIRKFHAGMDFSAKTGTPIYATGDGVVTVADNRSSGYGNHIVIRHGFGYETLYGHLSKYKVKAGQRVKRGDVIGYVGSTGRSEAPHLHYEVHKNGEVINPINFYYGNISAKEYILISKLANQENQSLD